The sequence AACCCTTGCCTTTTTTCGCCGTCACAGTAGAATCATGAAATACACCGTCATTGCGGGTGGCTTGCTCATGCTGGTCATCGGCGTCCTGATGATCGCAGGGCTTTACGGCGGATGAACTTAAAGAAAAGGATGACTTCATGAAAACAAATCATCATAAAAAAAGAAGGACGCTGCGGTTTGCAGGCTTGCTATTGCTCGTGGCCCTGCTTGTTTCTGTATCTGCCTTGACCGCCTGCGGGAAAAAGAACCCCGGCTCTGTCAAGGGAAGCGAGCCTGCCACCAGCGAAACCAGGGCCACTGAGGATGATCAGACAACGGAGCCGACTGAGGAACGGATTAAGGCTTTTGATTTCAGCCTCACCGACCAGTATGGCAAGGAACACAAGCTTTCGGATTACCAGGGACGGGTCATATTCCTTAACTTCTGGGCGACCTGGTGCCCGCCTTGCAAGCAGGAAATGCCGGATATCGAAAACCTCTACAAAGATCATGGCATGAACCAGGAAGATCTGGTCATCCTGGCGGTCGCCTACCCCGATGAAGACGGTTCCGCATCAGCTCAGCGGGAGAAGGATGTTGAGGGCATCAAAGCCTTTCTGCTTGAAAATAATTTCACCTTCCCGGTTCTCATGGACACCCGCGGGGAGGCCTTCGGCCAGTATCAGATCACCGGCCTGCCGACCACCTTCATGATCGACCACGAAGGCTATTTCATCGGCTATGTTCAAGGCGCCTTGCCACGGGAGCTGATGGATCAATTCGTCAATGACGCGCTGAATGCCATGGGCCACTGAACCTGCCCGGAGCTGCCTGTGTTAGAATAAACCGGCAGATTGACTGCCGGGAGGAACACATGCTCGATTTAATTTATATCCGCAATCAACCGGAGGAAGTGGCAAAGAAGCTGGCGCGAAGAGGCTTTGTCGTCGACTTCACCGAATTTTTGGCGGCCGATGCGGAGCGCCGGGCGTTGATGCACCAAACAGAAGAATTGAAGGCGGAGCGCAATCGGAAGTCGGCGGAGGTCCCCCTGATTAAAAAACAAAAGGGCGATGTCAGCGTTTTAACTGAAGAACTGAGGCAGCTGAGTGAAACGATCCGGGACAAGGACAACCGGATCAAAGAAATGAATGACGAGCAGCAGAAATTTCTTGCCACCCTGCCCAACATCCCCGCTGACGATATCCCCTCGGGCGGCAAGGAAAATAATGAGGTGGTTTCTGTCTGGGGAGAGCCCATGTCGGTTGAATCAGCCACGAAAAACCATGTTGACCTGGTCGAATCATGCGGCATGATCGATTACGGGCGGGGGGCCAAGCTCTCGGGGAGCGGTTATTGGATTTACCGGGGCCCCGGCGCCATTCTCGAGTGGGCCCTGCTCAATTATTTCATTGAACAGCACCTGAAAGACGGTTATGAAATGATCCTGCCGCCGCACATTCTCAACTACCAATGCGGCTATGTGGGCGGCCAGTTTCCCAAATTCGAGGACGATGTCTTCCAGCTCCGGGGAGGGGGGGACCAGTTCCAGTTTATTCTTCCGACGGCAGAGACAGCCCTGACCAACATCCACGCAGATGAGATATTGAAGGAGGCGGAGCTGCCAAAAAAATACTTTGCCTTTACCCCTTGTTACCGGCGCGAAGCGGGATCCTACCGGGCGGATGAGCGCGGCATGATCCGCGGCCATCAGTTCAATAAAGTTGAAATGTTTCAATACACACGGCCCGGGGATTCGGAAGACGCTTTTGAAGAACTGGTGAACAAAGCCTCGCGACTGGTCGAGGGGCTTGGACTGGTTCACCGTATCAGCCGGCTGGCAGCAGGCGACTGCAGCGCCGGCATGAAAAAGACCTATGATATCGAAATCTGGATACCAAGCATGCAGATCTACAAAGAGGTGAGCTCGGTTTCGACTGCCGGGGACTACCAGGCAAGGCGCGGCAATATCCGCTACAGGC is a genomic window of Fastidiosipila sp. containing:
- a CDS encoding TlpA family protein disulfide reductase, which translates into the protein MKTNHHKKRRTLRFAGLLLLVALLVSVSALTACGKKNPGSVKGSEPATSETRATEDDQTTEPTEERIKAFDFSLTDQYGKEHKLSDYQGRVIFLNFWATWCPPCKQEMPDIENLYKDHGMNQEDLVILAVAYPDEDGSASAQREKDVEGIKAFLLENNFTFPVLMDTRGEAFGQYQITGLPTTFMIDHEGYFIGYVQGALPRELMDQFVNDALNAMGH
- the serS gene encoding serine--tRNA ligase; amino-acid sequence: MLDLIYIRNQPEEVAKKLARRGFVVDFTEFLAADAERRALMHQTEELKAERNRKSAEVPLIKKQKGDVSVLTEELRQLSETIRDKDNRIKEMNDEQQKFLATLPNIPADDIPSGGKENNEVVSVWGEPMSVESATKNHVDLVESCGMIDYGRGAKLSGSGYWIYRGPGAILEWALLNYFIEQHLKDGYEMILPPHILNYQCGYVGGQFPKFEDDVFQLRGGGDQFQFILPTAETALTNIHADEILKEAELPKKYFAFTPCYRREAGSYRADERGMIRGHQFNKVEMFQYTRPGDSEDAFEELVNKASRLVEGLGLVHRISRLAAGDCSAGMKKTYDIEIWIPSMQIYKEVSSVSTAGDYQARRGNIRYRQSDTGKTEFCHTLNGSGLATSRVIPAIVEQCQLPDGSIRVPEVLAPWMHGIEVIHPVEPDHD